A single region of the Chryseobacterium sp. 6424 genome encodes:
- a CDS encoding M28 family peptidase yields MLFENKSIKFLEKYLNTASPTGYEHQGQKIWMEYIAPYVDKIEYDHYGTCYGIINPEAEFKVVIEAHADEISWYVNYITDDGLIYVIRNGGSDQMIAPSKIVNIHGEKGIVKGVFGWPAIHTRGINADEPQPKLENIFIDCGAVNKKEVEDLGIHVGCMITYPDEFFELNDRYFVCRALDNRIGGFMIAEVARLIKENDNQLPFGLYITNSVQEEVGLYGADMIADTIKPNIAIVTDVTHDTTTPMIEKKKEGDQKCGNGPVVFYAPSVHHTIRELIVNTAKIKEIPFQRAAASRATGTDTDAFAHSNGGVPSALISLPLRYMHTTVEMVSKEDVSNVIKLIYETLLQIKPDMNLKYH; encoded by the coding sequence ATGTTATTCGAAAATAAATCAATTAAATTTCTAGAAAAATACCTAAACACTGCATCACCAACAGGTTACGAACATCAGGGACAAAAAATCTGGATGGAGTATATCGCGCCATACGTTGACAAGATTGAGTATGACCACTATGGGACCTGCTACGGCATCATCAATCCTGAAGCCGAATTTAAAGTAGTGATTGAAGCCCATGCCGATGAAATCTCCTGGTATGTAAATTACATCACCGATGACGGCCTGATCTACGTGATCAGGAACGGCGGATCAGACCAAATGATCGCGCCTTCAAAAATAGTCAACATACATGGTGAAAAAGGCATCGTGAAAGGCGTATTTGGTTGGCCGGCAATCCACACCCGTGGCATAAACGCTGATGAACCACAACCTAAACTCGAAAATATATTTATCGATTGCGGCGCGGTAAACAAAAAAGAAGTGGAAGATTTGGGCATACATGTAGGCTGTATGATTACCTACCCTGATGAATTTTTCGAACTGAATGACCGTTATTTTGTCTGTAGGGCGCTCGATAACAGAATCGGTGGCTTCATGATTGCAGAAGTGGCAAGACTCATTAAAGAAAATGACAACCAGTTGCCCTTTGGTCTTTACATCACCAATTCTGTTCAGGAAGAAGTTGGGCTTTACGGCGCAGATATGATCGCGGATACCATCAAACCCAACATCGCCATCGTGACTGATGTTACCCATGATACGACCACACCCATGATTGAGAAGAAAAAAGAAGGCGACCAAAAATGTGGTAACGGCCCGGTGGTCTTTTATGCGCCCAGCGTGCATCACACCATCCGCGAACTTATTGTAAACACGGCTAAGATAAAGGAGATCCCTTTCCAGAGGGCTGCCGCCAGCCGTGCCACAGGTACTGATACAGATGCTTTTGCCCATTCTAACGGCGGAGTGCCAAGCGCGCTGATTTCGCTTCCCCTGCGTTACATGCACACGACGGTGGAAATGGTTTCGAAAGAAGATGTATCTAATGTGATAAAGCTGATTTACGAAACTTTATTGCAGATAAAACCTGATATGAACCTGAAATATCATTAA
- a CDS encoding chorismate mutase, producing the protein MDLKTTDNSWVNKFPKPLIIAGPCSAESESQMLETATRIKATSAEVPIFRAGIWKPRTKPNGFEGVGVIGLNWLKKVKEEFGFQTATEVANAHHVVAALAADVDILWIGARSTVNPFTVQEIAEALKGTNKPVLVKNPVNPDLALWIGALERLLSQDVKNLGVIHRGFSTYRKTKYRNIPNWQIALDFRNQYPNIPMLVDPSHICGNRTGLAAIAQEALNVGYDGMIIETHADPDAAWSDAAQQITPEVLADLINKLQLRNSDISAFDDEMDRHRTLISDLDFQLIELLSHRMKISEQIGMLKKENSIAIFQPDRWKIITEYANQKADETGMSQEFIEKVFKAIHEESIEVQNKL; encoded by the coding sequence ATGGATTTAAAAACAACAGACAATAGTTGGGTAAATAAATTCCCAAAACCTCTTATTATTGCCGGACCATGCAGTGCCGAAAGCGAATCGCAAATGCTGGAGACGGCCACCAGGATCAAAGCTACTTCCGCAGAAGTACCAATTTTCCGTGCGGGCATCTGGAAGCCACGTACCAAACCCAACGGTTTTGAAGGGGTAGGCGTTATCGGGCTGAACTGGCTGAAAAAAGTAAAAGAGGAGTTTGGATTTCAGACAGCGACAGAAGTAGCCAACGCGCACCATGTGGTGGCGGCGCTGGCAGCGGATGTGGACATTCTATGGATCGGGGCACGCTCTACAGTAAACCCATTCACAGTACAGGAAATTGCGGAAGCACTGAAGGGTACCAATAAACCTGTATTGGTAAAAAACCCTGTAAACCCGGATCTTGCCCTTTGGATCGGTGCGTTGGAGCGGCTGTTGAGCCAGGATGTTAAGAATCTTGGTGTCATTCACCGCGGTTTTTCCACTTACCGTAAAACCAAATACAGGAATATCCCGAACTGGCAAATAGCGCTGGATTTCAGAAACCAATACCCAAATATCCCGATGTTGGTAGATCCGTCGCACATCTGCGGAAACCGGACCGGCCTTGCCGCCATTGCGCAGGAAGCGTTGAACGTGGGATATGACGGCATGATCATCGAAACACATGCAGATCCTGATGCTGCATGGAGCGACGCGGCACAACAGATTACCCCAGAGGTTTTGGCTGATCTCATCAACAAACTGCAACTCAGAAACTCTGATATTTCGGCCTTTGACGATGAAATGGACAGACACAGGACCTTGATCTCTGACCTGGATTTTCAGTTAATCGAACTGCTTTCGCACCGTATGAAGATTTCAGAGCAAATCGGGATGCTAAAAAAAGAAAACAGCATCGCGATCTTTCAGCCGGACCGCTGGAAAATCATCACCGAATACGCCAATCAGAAAGCAGATGAAACCGGGATGTCACAGGAATTTATCGAAAAGGTTTTTAAAGCCATTCACGAAGAATCTATTGAAGTACAGAATAAACTATAA
- the rpe gene encoding ribulose-phosphate 3-epimerase, which produces MKTKLIAPSLLSADFGNLERDIHMLNRSQADWLHIDVMDGRFVPNISFGFPVMKTVKQHAQKFIDVHLMIVEPEKYVEEFINAGADLVSIHYEACTHLHRTINLIQDKGAKAGVVLNPSTPVLLLEDIISEVDLVLLMSVNPGFGGQKFIENTYKKIAETRDLILSNNSTALIEVDGGVNLENAAKLFEAGADVLVAGNAVFSTENPEKTIELLKI; this is translated from the coding sequence ATGAAAACTAAACTAATAGCACCTTCCCTATTATCCGCTGATTTCGGAAATCTCGAACGGGATATCCACATGCTCAACCGCTCGCAGGCCGACTGGTTACACATAGATGTGATGGACGGGCGGTTTGTACCAAACATTTCCTTTGGCTTTCCAGTGATGAAAACCGTGAAACAGCATGCTCAAAAATTCATAGACGTACACCTGATGATCGTAGAACCGGAAAAGTATGTGGAAGAATTCATCAATGCCGGCGCAGACCTTGTTTCCATACATTATGAGGCGTGTACCCACTTGCATCGCACCATTAATTTGATTCAGGACAAAGGCGCGAAAGCGGGTGTGGTATTAAATCCATCAACCCCCGTCTTATTACTGGAGGATATTATTTCTGAGGTAGATTTGGTATTATTGATGAGTGTAAACCCAGGATTTGGCGGGCAGAAATTCATTGAGAACACCTACAAAAAAATCGCTGAAACCCGCGACCTTATCCTATCCAACAATTCTACCGCTCTAATTGAAGTGGATGGCGGAGTGAATCTTGAGAATGCCGCAAAACTTTTCGAAGCAGGCGCGGATGTTTTGGTAGCTGGCAACGCCGTATTCTCAACAGAGAATCCCGAAAAAACAATTGAACTTTTAAAGATCTGA
- the cphA gene encoding cyanophycin synthetase codes for MKIEKIQILRGPNIWSIRRKKLIQMRLDLEDMEYRPTNKVEGFRERLEALIPSLITHRCSEGVEGGFFQRVEMGTWMGHVIEHIALEIQTLAGMDTGFGRTRETKTPGVYNVVFSYLEENCGVYAAEQSVELVTRLINGEEYDIDACIQRLKEIREGERLGPSTGSIVEEAVARKIPWIRLGNNSLVQLGYGVNQQRFQATITGKTSSIAVEIACNKELTKKMLHQAAIPVPIGDLVTDEEQLAEVIAKIGYPIVLKPLDGNHGKGSSINVTDMESAKIGLQHAQNYGRKVIVERYISGYDFRVLVINHKMVAAARRVPAHIVGDGEKNIQQLIDAENENPRRGYGHENVLTEILVDKDTNELLERLNYTLETIPQKGEIVYLKSTANLSTGGTAIDVTDMVHPENITMCERISKIVGLDVCGIDIMAENLTQPVKESGGAILEVNAAPGFRMHLAPTEGLPRNVAAPVVDMLYPPGKPFRIPIIAVTGTNGKTTTTRIIAHIVKNNGYRVGFTTSDGIYIQNTMLTKGDTTGPVSAEFILKDPTVEFAVLETARGGILRSGLGFSSCDIGVLTNIKEDHLGMNDIHNLKDLTRVKRVVLDAVKKKGWCVLNADDEYSMRLMPDLDAKVALFSLDENNPHLQKYAKEGKIACVLEEGFITIKKGDWKIRVVKAQNLPLTMEGKAKFMIANVLAATLATYLHGFAIEDIANSLRTFIPSAALTPGRLNVFKFKKFQVMIDFAHNPASYEAIEDYLKNVSSPKKIGIISGVGDRRDEDIRECGKIAGRMFDHIIIRNEKHLRGRSEEEINSLVISGIQSAGRNISYEIIPKETEALKHAMSLAEENTFITALSDVISNAIDLVQEYQNKELQEDASY; via the coding sequence AGAAGGGGTAGAAGGCGGTTTCTTCCAGCGGGTGGAAATGGGTACCTGGATGGGCCACGTCATTGAGCACATTGCCCTCGAAATACAGACGCTTGCAGGCATGGATACAGGTTTCGGACGTACCCGTGAAACCAAAACCCCGGGGGTGTACAACGTGGTCTTTAGTTATCTTGAAGAAAACTGCGGTGTATATGCTGCAGAACAGTCGGTAGAATTGGTTACACGCCTTATCAATGGAGAAGAATACGATATTGACGCCTGTATACAACGCCTAAAGGAAATTCGCGAAGGTGAACGCCTGGGCCCTTCCACCGGCAGTATCGTAGAGGAAGCTGTAGCACGAAAAATCCCTTGGATCAGGCTGGGCAATAATTCTCTTGTACAATTGGGTTACGGCGTGAACCAACAGCGTTTTCAAGCTACCATTACAGGCAAAACCAGTTCTATTGCCGTAGAAATCGCTTGTAATAAAGAACTTACCAAGAAAATGCTGCATCAGGCAGCCATCCCTGTGCCCATCGGTGATTTGGTGACTGATGAAGAGCAACTGGCAGAGGTGATTGCTAAGATAGGATATCCGATCGTTCTAAAACCGCTCGACGGTAACCACGGAAAAGGCAGCTCCATCAATGTAACGGATATGGAAAGTGCTAAAATAGGCTTACAACATGCACAGAATTATGGCCGCAAAGTAATTGTGGAACGCTATATTTCCGGATACGATTTCCGTGTATTGGTGATTAATCATAAAATGGTGGCAGCCGCACGACGCGTCCCCGCACATATTGTTGGAGATGGTGAAAAGAATATCCAGCAACTTATTGATGCCGAAAATGAGAACCCACGCAGAGGATATGGCCACGAGAATGTACTCACTGAAATCTTGGTCGATAAAGATACCAACGAACTGTTAGAGAGACTAAATTACACCCTTGAGACCATACCGCAAAAAGGTGAGATCGTTTACCTGAAATCCACCGCGAACCTGTCCACGGGAGGCACTGCCATTGATGTGACAGATATGGTGCATCCAGAAAACATCACCATGTGCGAAAGAATCTCTAAAATTGTAGGATTGGATGTTTGTGGTATTGATATTATGGCCGAAAACCTTACGCAGCCCGTAAAGGAAAGTGGCGGTGCCATACTGGAAGTTAATGCAGCACCGGGATTCCGCATGCATCTTGCGCCCACCGAAGGTCTGCCTCGCAATGTAGCAGCGCCGGTGGTAGATATGCTGTATCCGCCAGGCAAACCATTCCGCATCCCCATCATTGCAGTTACTGGCACCAACGGTAAAACCACTACCACAAGGATCATTGCCCATATTGTGAAGAACAACGGCTACCGGGTTGGTTTCACCACTTCCGATGGCATTTATATCCAGAATACCATGCTTACCAAAGGCGATACCACCGGCCCGGTTTCTGCTGAATTTATCTTAAAAGATCCAACCGTTGAATTTGCGGTGCTTGAAACGGCTCGGGGCGGGATCCTTCGTTCAGGTTTAGGTTTCAGTTCTTGCGATATTGGGGTTCTTACCAATATTAAAGAAGACCATCTGGGCATGAACGACATTCATAACCTGAAGGATCTTACCCGGGTGAAAAGAGTAGTGTTGGATGCCGTAAAGAAAAAAGGGTGGTGTGTACTGAATGCCGATGATGAATATTCTATGCGATTGATGCCCGACCTTGATGCTAAAGTAGCGCTTTTCAGCCTTGATGAGAACAATCCGCATCTACAGAAATACGCCAAGGAAGGTAAGATTGCCTGTGTGCTGGAGGAAGGCTTCATCACCATTAAAAAAGGCGACTGGAAGATCCGTGTAGTGAAAGCGCAGAACCTTCCCCTTACGATGGAAGGGAAGGCAAAATTCATGATTGCCAACGTACTCGCCGCTACCCTCGCCACTTATCTGCATGGTTTTGCGATTGAAGACATTGCCAACTCACTGCGCACTTTTATCCCCAGTGCAGCCCTCACGCCTGGCAGACTGAATGTGTTTAAATTCAAGAAATTCCAGGTAATGATTGATTTTGCCCACAATCCTGCGAGTTATGAAGCCATTGAGGATTACCTTAAAAACGTGTCTTCACCAAAGAAAATTGGTATTATTTCGGGTGTGGGCGACCGCCGTGACGAAGATATCCGCGAATGCGGAAAAATTGCCGGAAGAATGTTCGATCACATCATCATCCGTAATGAGAAACACCTGCGTGGCCGGAGTGAAGAAGAGATAAACAGCCTTGTCATCAGCGGGATACAAAGCGCGGGGCGTAATATAAGTTACGAAATCATCCCAAAAGAAACCGAGGCACTGAAACATGCCATGAGCCTGGCCGAAGAAAACACCTTCATCACCGCCCTGAGTGATGTGATATCTAATGCGATAGATTTGGTGCAGGAATATCAGAACAAAGAACTTCAGGAAGATGCTTCTTATTAA
- the rsgA gene encoding ribosome small subunit-dependent GTPase A — translation MKGLVTKSTGSWYQVLERETGQFYEARIRGKFKLIKTRLTNPLAVGDYVEFVLEQDGVAWITEIEPKKNYLIRKSVNLSKEAHIIASNIDVACFIFTLKMPETSLGFLDRFLACCEAYNITPLILFNKMDVLDGDETALVQEIEGIYQQIGYDTLRISSYSKLHLDDLKNIIQDKVSVFFGHSGSGKSTLVNALQPNLNIKTSEISETHLKGKHTTTFAQMHFWDFGGSVIDTPGVREFAMIDVEKEEIQHYFPDIFEIGRDCKFHNCLHINEPKCAVMNALETGQIEESRYITYLKLMEEAEENAAI, via the coding sequence TTGAAAGGACTCGTCACAAAATCTACCGGCAGTTGGTATCAGGTTCTCGAACGGGAAACCGGACAGTTCTATGAGGCCCGTATCCGCGGTAAGTTTAAATTAATTAAGACCAGGCTTACCAATCCGCTGGCTGTGGGCGATTATGTAGAATTTGTACTCGAACAGGACGGCGTGGCCTGGATTACCGAAATTGAACCAAAGAAGAATTATCTCATCCGGAAATCGGTAAATCTCTCGAAAGAGGCCCACATCATCGCATCGAATATTGATGTAGCCTGCTTCATATTCACCCTGAAAATGCCCGAAACTTCGTTGGGTTTTCTCGACCGTTTCCTAGCCTGTTGCGAAGCTTATAATATTACGCCACTCATACTTTTCAACAAAATGGATGTTTTGGATGGTGATGAGACTGCACTCGTGCAGGAAATTGAAGGTATCTACCAGCAGATCGGTTACGATACCCTTCGGATCTCCTCTTACTCCAAACTTCATTTGGATGATTTAAAGAACATCATTCAAGATAAAGTTTCGGTGTTTTTCGGGCATTCCGGCAGTGGAAAATCTACGTTGGTAAACGCATTACAACCCAATTTAAATATAAAAACCTCTGAAATTTCTGAAACACATCTGAAGGGGAAGCATACCACTACTTTCGCACAAATGCATTTCTGGGATTTTGGCGGTAGCGTGATTGATACCCCAGGCGTGCGCGAATTTGCCATGATTGATGTAGAAAAAGAAGAAATACAGCATTATTTCCCTGATATTTTCGAGATAGGAAGGGATTGCAAGTTCCATAACTGCCTTCATATCAACGAACCCAAGTGCGCGGTGATGAATGCCTTAGAAACCGGCCAAATAGAAGAATCGCGATACATCACCTATCTTAAACTGATGGAAGAGGCGGAAGAGAATGCCGCCATATAA
- a CDS encoding nucleoside-diphosphate kinase, producing the protein MSGKITFTMIKPDAVADGHIGAILGKIAEAGFKIKALKLTQLTVADAKKFYEVHAERPFYGELVEFMSSGPIVAAVLEKDNAVEDFRTLIGATNPADAAEGTIRKMFARSVGENAVHGSDSDENALIEAQFHFSGREIF; encoded by the coding sequence ATGTCAGGTAAAATTACATTCACCATGATTAAGCCCGATGCAGTTGCAGACGGACATATTGGTGCTATTTTGGGTAAAATCGCAGAGGCTGGTTTTAAAATCAAAGCATTAAAATTAACACAGCTTACAGTAGCTGATGCCAAAAAATTCTACGAAGTACACGCTGAAAGACCTTTCTATGGGGAATTGGTAGAATTCATGTCTTCCGGGCCAATCGTGGCAGCGGTTCTTGAGAAAGACAACGCGGTGGAAGACTTCAGAACACTCATCGGTGCGACTAACCCTGCGGATGCTGCGGAAGGTACCATCAGAAAGATGTTTGCAAGAAGCGTGGGCGAAAATGCCGTACATGGTTCAGACTCTGATGAAAATGCACTGATTGAAGCGCAGTTCCATTTCTCAGGAAGAGAGATTTTCTAA
- the dnaX gene encoding DNA polymerase III subunit gamma/tau → MENFVVSARKYRPQEFDTVVGQAHITDTLEHAIGENQLAQALLFCGPRGVGKTTCARILARKINERDGSTSEDGFSYNIFELDAASNNSVEDIRELTDQVRFAPQVGKYKIYIIDEVHMLSSAAFNAFLKTLEEPPAHAIFILATTEKHKIIPTILSRCQIYDFKRITIEDIQLQLKKIAEKEGILYEDDALYMVAQKADGAMRDALSIFDRLSTFTQKNITLAKAAEVLNILDYDQYLKIVDLAAANDIPQILSAFNEIVKKGFDPHIFIAGLGNHFRDLMMAQNPQTINLIEVGEVTKAKFAAQSKSWGVQQLIDAIEICNHADINYKNSKNPRLTVEIALMQLASITAESGTPKKKSLGS, encoded by the coding sequence ATGGAAAATTTTGTGGTTTCTGCAAGAAAATACCGCCCGCAGGAGTTTGATACTGTTGTAGGGCAAGCCCATATTACCGATACGTTAGAGCATGCCATAGGTGAAAACCAGTTGGCACAGGCACTCTTATTCTGTGGTCCCCGCGGTGTAGGAAAAACGACGTGCGCACGTATTTTAGCCAGAAAAATCAATGAACGCGACGGGTCCACTTCCGAAGATGGATTTTCCTATAATATTTTTGAACTTGATGCCGCCAGTAACAACTCCGTGGAGGACATCCGCGAACTGACGGATCAGGTGAGGTTTGCGCCACAGGTTGGTAAATACAAAATATATATTATTGATGAGGTGCACATGTTGTCCTCGGCAGCCTTTAACGCCTTTCTGAAGACGCTCGAAGAACCACCAGCACACGCCATATTTATCTTGGCGACGACTGAAAAACACAAAATCATCCCAACCATTCTTTCTCGTTGCCAAATTTATGATTTTAAACGGATCACGATTGAGGACATCCAGCTGCAACTGAAAAAAATAGCAGAGAAGGAAGGCATTCTCTACGAAGATGATGCGTTGTATATGGTGGCCCAAAAGGCAGACGGTGCGATGCGTGACGCCCTTTCGATCTTCGACCGGCTTTCCACTTTCACACAGAAAAACATTACGCTGGCCAAAGCGGCAGAAGTGTTGAATATCTTGGATTACGACCAATATCTGAAAATTGTAGATCTGGCAGCAGCCAACGATATTCCCCAAATACTTTCCGCATTTAATGAAATCGTGAAAAAAGGTTTCGATCCGCATATTTTTATCGCGGGCCTTGGCAACCATTTCCGGGACCTGATGATGGCACAAAATCCGCAAACCATCAATCTAATAGAAGTAGGAGAGGTAACCAAAGCCAAATTCGCAGCGCAAAGTAAGAGTTGGGGTGTTCAGCAACTCATTGACGCCATTGAAATCTGCAATCATGCAGATATTAATTACAAAAACTCCAAAAATCCTCGGCTTACCGTAGAAATCGCGCTTATGCAATTGGCTTCGATTACCGCAGAAAGTGGCACGCCTAAAAAAAAAAGTTTAGGATCATAG